In the genome of Denticeps clupeoides unplaced genomic scaffold, fDenClu1.1, whole genome shotgun sequence, one region contains:
- the LOC114772551 gene encoding sulfhydryl oxidase 1-like isoform X1, producing MAWRGCSTLRLLLIRACLLCPLAAEAGLYSSADQVVLLTPDTVASVLRNNSAALLVEFYASWCGHCVAFSPVWKALARDTREWKPAVDLVAIDCAFEENSRVCRDFGIAGYPSLKFFPAHSGSDSKGSDIKGFPRDVLGLRHLIIRKIEEHHDSWPPACPPLEAASKAEIDSTVQTNSMEYLALVFETEDSYVGREVTLDLLQFSNITVRRVLKSERELVSELEVTDFPSCYLRRRDSNFTRLHVLNEARTFYSYALQRLPGVVRSGKSKPVTSDLLQNGTQVQWRPFDRSGVYMSDLESALHYSLRVEVAARSVIAGPALDALRSYISVLAKNFPGRPMVKRKLQSLDAWMKSWEEGELPYSSLRAALDQSNQTAALPRGVRWVGCQGSRPHFRGYPCSVWTLFHLLTVQALETGSSGPLEVLWTMRRYMHNFFGCRYCATHFEQMAEENMDSVTMLSEAVIWLWARHNQVNNRLAGDLSEDPHFPKIQWPPPDQCRECHGVKGGGEHAWNQAQVLAFLRSHYSAQHLNMTYLEKEVEVLEVLEQPQEHGKRSPGRNGRETPDPAPPEQEEEEVQKPALPRLRRSSIVSLRMRERPPDDIVDLDSFISEHYKAKAVHRAPLSGRIRQVDLQPGDLDPGRGARHWMTVLLGSGFSGLDVSLCVLFYLLSTMCLLGMYLCFKLRCRLRRTKVALP from the exons ATGGCGTGGCGCGGCTGCTCCACACTGCGGCTCCTCCTGATCCGCGCCTGCCTCCTCTGCCCCCTCGCCGCCGAGGCCGGGCTCTACTCCTCCGCCGACCAGGTCGTGCTGCTCACCCCGGACACGGTCGCCTCGGTGCTGCGCAACAACTCGGCCGCGCTGCTGGTGGAGTTCTACGCGTCGTGGTGCGGCCACTGCGTCGCCTTCTCCCCCGTCTGGAAGGCGCTGGCCCGGGACACGAGAG aatGGAAACCTGCTGTGGATCTGGTGGCTATAGACTGTGCTTTTGAAGAAAACAGCAGAGTCTGTCGCGATTTTGGTATCGCTGGTTATCCCTCCCTCAAG TTCTTCCCTGCGCACTCCGGTAGTGACTCAAAGGGCTCAGATATCAAAG GTTTCCCACGTGATGTGCTGGGTTTGCGCCACCTGATCATCAGAAAGATAGAGGAGCACCATGACTCCTGGCCTCCTGCTTGCCCCCCATTGGAAGCTGCCAG TAAGGCTGAAATTGACTCCACTGTTCAGACTAACAGCATGGAGTACCTGGCTCTGGTGTTTGAGACTGAGGACTCTTACGTGGGAAGGGAG GTAACTCTTGACCTCCTGCAGTTCAGCAACATTACAGTTCGCAGGGTGTTGAAATCTGAACGTGAACTGGTCTCCGAACTGGAGGTGACGGACTTTCCCTCCTGCTACCTGCGCCGCCGCGACAGCAACTTCACCCGCCTccacgt GCTCAACGAGGCTCGAACCTTCTACTCTTACGCCCTCCAAAGGCTGCCAGGTGTGGTGCGCTCAGGGAAGTCCAAgccagtgacctctgacctgttacaaaatggcacacagGTGCAATGGAGGCCATTTGACCG AAGTGGTGTGTACAtgtctgatctggagtcagccCTGCACTACTCCCTTCGTGTGGAGGTGGCAGCCCGTTCTGTCATCGCTGGGCCAGCACTGGATGCGCTCAGAAGCTACATCTCTGTTCTGGCCAAG AACTTTCCGGGACGGCCGATGGTGAAGCGGAAGCTCCAGTCTCTGGACGCGTGGATGAAGAGTTGGGAGGAGGGTGAGCTGCCCTACTCCAGCCTGAGAGCAGCTCTGGACCAGAGCAACCAG ACGGCGGCGCTGCCCCGGGGGGTACGGTGGGTGGGCTGCCAGGGCTCCAGGCCTCATTTCCGGGGATATCCCTGCTCCGTGTGGACCCTCTTCCACCTGCTCACCGTGCAGGCCCTGGAGACTGGAAGCTCAG GGCCTCTGGAAGTACTTTGGACCATGAGACGTTATATGCACAACTTCTTTGGCTGCCGGTACTGCGCCACTCATTTTGAGCAGATGGCCGAGGAGAACATGGACAGCGTCACCATGCTCTCAGAAGCAGTCATCTGGCTGTGGGCAAGACACAACCAAGTCAACAACCGACTGGCAG GTGATCTGAGTGAAGACCCCCACTTCCCCAAGATCCAGTGGCCTCCTCCAGACCAGTGCCGGGAATGCCACGGTGTGAAAGGTGGTGGTGAACATGCCTGGAACCAGGCTCAGGTGCTGGCCTTCCTGCGCAGCCATTACTCTGCACAGCACCTCAACATGACGTATCtggagaaggaggtggaggtgctggaggtgCTGGAGCAACCACAGGAGCACGGAAAGCGGAGCCCAGGTAGGAACGGCAGGGAGACGCCGGACCCCGCGCCGccagagcaggaggaagaggaagtccAGAAGCCCGCGCTGCCCCGCCTCCGCCGCTCCAGCATCGTCAGCCTCAGAATGCGGGAGCGTCCGCCAGACGACATCGTGGACCTGGACTCCTTCATCAGCGAGCACTACAAAGCCAAGGCCGTCCACAGAGCCCCGCTTTCCGGCCGCATCCGCCAGGTGGACCTCCAGCCTGGGGACCTGGACCCGGGACGGGGAGCCCGGCACTGGATGACCGTACTGCTAGGGTCGGGTTTCTCTGGCCTGGACGTCAGCCTGTGTGTCCTCTTCTACCTGCTGTCCACCATGTGCCTGTTGGGAATGTACCTCTGCTTCAAACTGCGCTGCAGACTGCGGAGAACCAAGGTGGCGCTGCCATGA
- the LOC114772551 gene encoding sulfhydryl oxidase 1-like isoform X2: protein MAWRGCSTLRLLLIRACLLCPLAAEAGLYSSADQVVLLTPDTVASVLRNNSAALLVEFYASWCGHCVAFSPVWKALARDTREWKPAVDLVAIDCAFEENSRVCRDFGIAGYPSLKFFPAHSGSDSKGSDIKGFPRDVLGLRHLIIRKIEEHHDSWPPACPPLEAASKAEIDSTVQTNSMEYLALVFETEDSYVGREVTLDLLQFSNITVRRVLKSERELVSELEVTDFPSCYLRRRDSNFTRLHVLNEARTFYSYALQRLPGVVRSGKSKPVTSDLLQNGTQVQWRPFDRGVYMSDLESALHYSLRVEVAARSVIAGPALDALRSYISVLAKNFPGRPMVKRKLQSLDAWMKSWEEGELPYSSLRAALDQSNQTAALPRGVRWVGCQGSRPHFRGYPCSVWTLFHLLTVQALETGSSGPLEVLWTMRRYMHNFFGCRYCATHFEQMAEENMDSVTMLSEAVIWLWARHNQVNNRLAGDLSEDPHFPKIQWPPPDQCRECHGVKGGGEHAWNQAQVLAFLRSHYSAQHLNMTYLEKEVEVLEVLEQPQEHGKRSPGRNGRETPDPAPPEQEEEEVQKPALPRLRRSSIVSLRMRERPPDDIVDLDSFISEHYKAKAVHRAPLSGRIRQVDLQPGDLDPGRGARHWMTVLLGSGFSGLDVSLCVLFYLLSTMCLLGMYLCFKLRCRLRRTKVALP from the exons ATGGCGTGGCGCGGCTGCTCCACACTGCGGCTCCTCCTGATCCGCGCCTGCCTCCTCTGCCCCCTCGCCGCCGAGGCCGGGCTCTACTCCTCCGCCGACCAGGTCGTGCTGCTCACCCCGGACACGGTCGCCTCGGTGCTGCGCAACAACTCGGCCGCGCTGCTGGTGGAGTTCTACGCGTCGTGGTGCGGCCACTGCGTCGCCTTCTCCCCCGTCTGGAAGGCGCTGGCCCGGGACACGAGAG aatGGAAACCTGCTGTGGATCTGGTGGCTATAGACTGTGCTTTTGAAGAAAACAGCAGAGTCTGTCGCGATTTTGGTATCGCTGGTTATCCCTCCCTCAAG TTCTTCCCTGCGCACTCCGGTAGTGACTCAAAGGGCTCAGATATCAAAG GTTTCCCACGTGATGTGCTGGGTTTGCGCCACCTGATCATCAGAAAGATAGAGGAGCACCATGACTCCTGGCCTCCTGCTTGCCCCCCATTGGAAGCTGCCAG TAAGGCTGAAATTGACTCCACTGTTCAGACTAACAGCATGGAGTACCTGGCTCTGGTGTTTGAGACTGAGGACTCTTACGTGGGAAGGGAG GTAACTCTTGACCTCCTGCAGTTCAGCAACATTACAGTTCGCAGGGTGTTGAAATCTGAACGTGAACTGGTCTCCGAACTGGAGGTGACGGACTTTCCCTCCTGCTACCTGCGCCGCCGCGACAGCAACTTCACCCGCCTccacgt GCTCAACGAGGCTCGAACCTTCTACTCTTACGCCCTCCAAAGGCTGCCAGGTGTGGTGCGCTCAGGGAAGTCCAAgccagtgacctctgacctgttacaaaatggcacacagGTGCAATGGAGGCCATTTGACCG TGGTGTGTACAtgtctgatctggagtcagccCTGCACTACTCCCTTCGTGTGGAGGTGGCAGCCCGTTCTGTCATCGCTGGGCCAGCACTGGATGCGCTCAGAAGCTACATCTCTGTTCTGGCCAAG AACTTTCCGGGACGGCCGATGGTGAAGCGGAAGCTCCAGTCTCTGGACGCGTGGATGAAGAGTTGGGAGGAGGGTGAGCTGCCCTACTCCAGCCTGAGAGCAGCTCTGGACCAGAGCAACCAG ACGGCGGCGCTGCCCCGGGGGGTACGGTGGGTGGGCTGCCAGGGCTCCAGGCCTCATTTCCGGGGATATCCCTGCTCCGTGTGGACCCTCTTCCACCTGCTCACCGTGCAGGCCCTGGAGACTGGAAGCTCAG GGCCTCTGGAAGTACTTTGGACCATGAGACGTTATATGCACAACTTCTTTGGCTGCCGGTACTGCGCCACTCATTTTGAGCAGATGGCCGAGGAGAACATGGACAGCGTCACCATGCTCTCAGAAGCAGTCATCTGGCTGTGGGCAAGACACAACCAAGTCAACAACCGACTGGCAG GTGATCTGAGTGAAGACCCCCACTTCCCCAAGATCCAGTGGCCTCCTCCAGACCAGTGCCGGGAATGCCACGGTGTGAAAGGTGGTGGTGAACATGCCTGGAACCAGGCTCAGGTGCTGGCCTTCCTGCGCAGCCATTACTCTGCACAGCACCTCAACATGACGTATCtggagaaggaggtggaggtgctggaggtgCTGGAGCAACCACAGGAGCACGGAAAGCGGAGCCCAGGTAGGAACGGCAGGGAGACGCCGGACCCCGCGCCGccagagcaggaggaagaggaagtccAGAAGCCCGCGCTGCCCCGCCTCCGCCGCTCCAGCATCGTCAGCCTCAGAATGCGGGAGCGTCCGCCAGACGACATCGTGGACCTGGACTCCTTCATCAGCGAGCACTACAAAGCCAAGGCCGTCCACAGAGCCCCGCTTTCCGGCCGCATCCGCCAGGTGGACCTCCAGCCTGGGGACCTGGACCCGGGACGGGGAGCCCGGCACTGGATGACCGTACTGCTAGGGTCGGGTTTCTCTGGCCTGGACGTCAGCCTGTGTGTCCTCTTCTACCTGCTGTCCACCATGTGCCTGTTGGGAATGTACCTCTGCTTCAAACTGCGCTGCAGACTGCGGAGAACCAAGGTGGCGCTGCCATGA